Genomic segment of Centropristis striata isolate RG_2023a ecotype Rhode Island chromosome 21, C.striata_1.0, whole genome shotgun sequence:
aaaataaaaagtgaaatgtCCCTTTAAATCATCTGTTGTTCTTCACCTTCACACTGTGTAGTTTAGTTCTCAGCCTGCAGGGGGCGCCGCCTGCTCTGCTGCACATTCCTCTACTACACTCTACAGCTTTGCTTTCTACAAACACATTTGATGtgcagactttaaaaaaaaaaatgtattggcgGAATCTCTATTCTATTTATATACCTTGACTGTTGCAGTTATAACTTAATTTTTGATTTAAATGTCAGAGTTTCTATGTTATTTGAATTCTTTGAcctttacagttttattttaattttatttttattccattgTACTTCTATTATTACATTGCAAtactcactttttatttttatttttattgtatttatttatttttatttttttattatttgtattgcatatttctatattttcattttattgcaaaagtcactttttttatttttaactcattaaataattttaatgcattttttatttttcattcattattattttattgtatgtctcactttatatatttattattttattaattttttttactttattttatattttatactcgctttttgtttttaattcttttcattcattattattttattgtatgtctcactttatatatttattattttattaattttttttactttattttatattttatactcgctttttgtttttaattcttttcattcattattattttattgtatgtctcactttaaatatttattattttataaaaaatttttttactttattttatattttgtactcgctttttgtttttgattcttttcattcattattattttattgtatgtctcactttatatatttattattttattaattttttttactttattttatattttatactcgctttttgtttttaattcttttcattcattattattttattgtatgtctcactttatgtatttattattttattatttttttttactttattttatattttatactcgctttttgtttttaattcttttcattcattattattttattgtatgtctcactttatatatttattattttattttatttttttactttatattttatactcgctttttgtttttaattcttttcattcattattattttattgtatgtctcactttatacatttattattttattcattttatttatttattttttactttattgtatattttatactcgctttttgtttttaataattttttatgtatttattaattatgaagCCTGACTCTGatggactctgtgtgtgtgtgtgtgtgtgtgtgtgtgtgtgtgtgtgcagaagaaGCTGGCGGCTGAGCCCGACTACACCGACGTGTCTCTGACGGCGGCGGAGCGCGTGCGTGCGCTGATGAAGATGGGCTGCAGCGTGGAGATCAACGAGGACGTCGCTCCCAGACGCTACTTCCGCTCCGGCGTGGAGATGGAGCGCATGGCGGCGGTTTACCTGGAGGAGGGCAGTCTGGAGAACGCCTACGTCCTCTACACCAAGTTCATCACGTGAGACTCCAGCACgccatttcttcttcttcttcttctttttgttgttgttgtttatttacagGAGGAAAtgttttcagtctgtttgtAGAGAAACTTCCCACTCACAGAGATTATCAGCAGTGCAGCGTCCCGGAGAAGCAGCTCATCATGAAGGTAACAggctttttattacattattattattattattattaataataataatattaaaaacttTTGGACTTGTAAACAAAACTTTTATATTTCTAAACAAAATTTTTTAATTCCAAAACTTTGGCTTCATAAACAACCtttaaaactgtaaacaaaactttcagatttgtcaaaaaaacttttttattttgaatttgtaaACAAAATATTTGGATTGGTAAACAAAAATTGtacatttgattgatttgaactTTTGatttagaaacacatttttggtccttaaaaagcattttctctGTACCTGCAGTGCAGTActtgtactactactactgtagtACTTGTACTGGTGAAGTTAACACTAAGAGCGTTAGTTGCAGTActtgtactactactactgtagtACTTGTACTGGTGAAGTTAACACTAAGAGCGTTAGTTGCAgtactaatttttttttatctctgccGTAAAAGAAACTTCAGGAAGTGGCGTTTCCACGTAAAGACGAGCTGAAGAAGCGTCTCCAGGAGAAATACAGCAGGGAACACAGCGAGTACCTCAGAGCACAGGTAAGTGTCGGCCAATCAGCTCGCAGCGTGTTCACCTGCTCAGACCTGGGGGGTTCTGGCTTATTAGGATAAATCTCGCTGCTTTAAGTGAGAGGTGGGTTTCATTAATGTGGCTTATGTGACCCCCctgctcagtaaccatggtaacttgaGCTGTGTGCCAAATAATTCCCAGCTAGTGGAAATAATATCCCAGAATCCATTACGCTTCTTTTTGCACGTCACTCTTGTAATGTCCGTGCAGAAAGTTtagactttaaaatgtttttatgtatccAGTCAATGGTTTAGACGTTTCTCCTCATGAATTACACACCTAGTTCAGTCAGTCTGTTTCTGGAGTGAAGCATTTTAATTGATAGCTCAAcatgtataatttaagaaaagtgtgcaaaagttttttGGTAATCCTTTTctgttgtggaaaaaaatgcaaggttattatagttaacgaaaactaacaaaataatgaaaactaaaattgaaaaaaacattttcgttaactgaaataaaaataaaaactagagttttttaaaaaaacaataactgaaactgtattgtgtggttacgaaactaactaaaactcactaaaattatagtgaaaatgtccttagttttcgtttttgtcaacttttttcattcataattcagtgtttctatttgaacatgcaacacatggtgaatatgtttactgagactgggatgtttacactagaaccaaaatacaaaacagttaataaccttattggggctgagatgataaaccaaaggaaataaaggcaaaatttattatgatctatttgaatctggcaccaacacatagcccattacaaaaaaaataaaactaacactaaaactaataaaaactaaactaaaactaagcattttcaaaaaataaaaactaaactaaaactagaaaactcactctaaaaactaactaaaactaactgaatttgaaaacaaaaattcacaatgaaattaaaactaaaactgatgaaaaatccaaaactattataaccttggtaaaaTGTATACTTCCATCATTCtcttgtttttaatctccatcTTAATTTAGAGTTTGAGGGTTTGAGCACTATGTTCCACCTCTTTTTGTGACATCTTAGTGACTGTCCAGCTGTTCCACACTCTAATAATACGGGTTTAGCTGATATACTCCGTGCTGGTGCACCATGTTAGCGGAGCGGCTTTAGCCTGAAGTGAAAGTTGCTGTCAATTCTAACCGGCCTTTTTAAATGAAGCTGCAGTTTGTTTTGCTGCGTTGCTGGGACCcctggtcatgtgactgtgtgtcCCCAGAGCGCGGCGGCAGCAGTGGAGGTGGACCGCTGTggccagcagctgcagcagctctcccTGCTGGGCGAGGAGCGGAGGAGGtgcctgctgctggaggaggagcggaggaggtgcctcctgctggaggaggagcgcCAGCGCGTGGCCGCCCTGCGCCGCATGCAGATCGAATCCGAACAGTTTCGCTACTTCGAGGACCAGCTGAGGCGCCAGGACCTGGCCaataggagaggagaggaggcggAGCTAAAGGTAACTACTACAACTGGTTCTGTTACACCCCTTttacggtgcgttcagaccggacgcgtagcgaatattttgCGCGACAAGactacatacaaagtcaatgcaaacacgcgaatagacgcaaatttttgccggcggcgcgaatcgcgggtttcgcgcgacgcgaatgctgcggcgcgaatgaaacaacgcgaattcgcgtgagttcaataaattcaactttggcgaaatattcgcgtgacgctgtgtcgggacagcctatcagcgttgagattctggacgacagtgacgtcatgcatcccgggaacccgcctattccggaaaaatggaggagaaacttattgttgcggtctgtgggcttcccgagctttttgacacatcatcaccctcctaccgcaaccggaaccataaagatcttgcctggaggagggtgatgaggtcaccggtctgcctggtaagttgtgacaatgtgatttcagctatctgttgtagctacttctctacaaagttagcattagcattagcagccttCGCCGGCTGGcatatttatctgtttgtttcgCGTTTATTTACTCTATATTGATTGCGCGAGTTgatcgcgcgagtgacgcgacgCGAAAATTTGCTACGCGTCAGGTCTGAACACACTGTTACACCAAGCCAGTTCCAGAACCGGTTCGGAGCCGGTGCCCAATCTCAAACCAGTTCTTTGCTTTTTGACTGCCAAAGGAACCGACTCTCGGCCAGAACTGCTTTGGTCCAAATGGGGTATTACTGGTTCTGTTACTGGTACTACAGGTGGTACTACTACTGGTACTTTTACTGGTACTACTACTGGTACTATAACTGCTTGTACTACTTTGACTGCAGTACTTGTGTTTCTCTCTCAGATGCAGACCAAAGTGCCTGAGGTGACAGACGGCTCCTGTTTGtctcagcagccaatcagagacagTGTACGCTCCCAGGAGGCGGATCCTAACAGGAACCGACCACCAGCTCCCGTCAGCCAACCAGCCGCCACCCTGGCTGGAGTACAcagtgagtacacacacacacacacacacacacacacacacacacacacctgatgaCCATAAACTGCACCAACATCATTatgtccctctgtgtgtgtgtgtgtgtgtgtgtgtgtgtgtgtgtgtgtgcagctcagAGGGTGGAGGGTTTGCGGCGGGTGGTGATTCCCAGAGATCTGACCTACCGCTTCCTCCTGCTCGCTGACTCCAACACCGCTAGAGGCATCGAGACCTGCGGCGTCCTCTGTGGACGGCTGGTGAGGCAACTTCCTGTTTACAACAATGATGTCACACATCACGTGAGCTGCTCGCTATCAACCCACGCTGTCTCTCTCACCTTCAGACACACAACGAGTTCATGCTGACTCACGTGGTCATCCCCAAACAGTCGGCCGGTCCGGATTTCTGCGACATGGAGAACGTGGAGGAACTGTTCAGCTTCCAGGACCAGCAGAACCTGCTGACACTCGGCTGGATTCATGTACGGCTGCACGCCAAACATCACCCCAAGCACACGCCAGCTAGCATTTAACACAAATAGCAAAATACATGTGAAAGATACACTACACAGTCGAAATACAAGCTAAATACATGCTTAAGATACATGCTAATACATGCtaaatacacaataaatcaatacacAGAAAAATAGATGCTAAGTTCATGCTAAATTCACactatacacacaaatacaagctAAATACATGCTTAAGATACATGCTAATACATGCtaaatacacaataaatcaatacacAGAAAAATAGACGCTAAGTTCATGCTAAATTCACactatacacacaaatacaagctAAATACATGCTTAACATACATGCTAATACATGCTAAATACACAAGAAATCAATACACAGAAAAATAGACGCTAAGTTCATGCTAAATTCACactatacacacaaatacaagctAAATACATGCTTAACATACATGCTAATACATGCtaaatacacaataaatcaatacacAGAAAAATAGACGCTAAGTTCATGCTAAATTCACactatacacacaaatacaagctAAATACATGCTTAACATACATGCTAAATACATGCTGAGAAAATTCCCACTAAATAGATGCTAAATTCATGctaaaatatgctaaatatatgctAAATACACTCTATACCTGCTAAAGATGCATgctaaataaagattaaaacagGCTAAATATATGCTAAAGATACAACTCATAAACATGCTTATTACATgcttaaaatattataatacatgctaaacatacacacaaaacatgtgCTAAATACAAGCTTATGGTACAatctaaaaacatgataaatgcaTGCTAAACATACAACTGAGGTACATGCTAATTATAAGCCAAATGTATAACCATAACCATGTATACACATCAAATGCATGCCAAAAATACATACTAAATACATGCTAATTACAACAAAACAGCCCGTGCTATTTACATGTTAAACATGTGATAATTACACATAAATATGCTAAATAGACACCAAACACATTTTGTGTTAAATGATTTGTTTCAGCTCCACACCTGTGAAATCATATGAAGTGGTCTTTGAGGTAATATTAAGTAATATAAATCAGTTATATAACgaatataaatgataaatataaacAGTCACTTGTAAGGTCCCCACACAATAATATAAATCAGACACGCACAAATTGAGTTCCCCACAGTGTGATATAAATCAAAACAGGGTAAATATTCAAAAGGCCCCCACAGTGTGAGTGGGCGGTCAAGTATGGCGTCCTCACAGTGTCAGTAAACTGTGTCCTCACAGCGTCCtatacagagacagagacagctgCATGTCCCCACAGCGTGTGGACAGTGGGCGCTCAGATTTGTGTCCCTGCAGCgtgatataaacacacacaaacacacacagtaaaatgACCTCCGTTGTACTTTTTCTTCGCCTTCATTTGCATAATCAAgtatcaccatggcaacagtgTCTGTGGTGGAgcaacagatgagaggagaggcagagagggatGGAGATATGAACACAGAGAGGTCTCACTCTGCACAGAAACTACTGTTTCAGAACTATGTGCCTCAGCTGTTTAGCAGTACTGTTTACTGTGCTATTGAATgacccctgacctttgacctctgtgtTCAGACTCATCCAACTCAGACGGCGTTCCTCTCCAGTGTCGACCTCCACACTCACTGTTCCTATCAGCTGATGCTGCCGGAAGCTATCGCCATCGTCTGCGCTCCCAAACACAACGAGTaggtccaacacacacacacacacacacacacacacacacacacacactgaccggTACCTGTGCCTAACCCCGCCCCCTCCTCTTTCAGCACCGGTGTGTTCAGGTTGAGCAGTCCCGGGATGACGGAGGTTTCTGGCTGCAGACTGAAAGGTTTCCATCCTCACTGCAAGGAGCCGCCACTCTTCGCTGTGAGACACTTCCTCTATGCtagcagtttccccctgcttccagtctttgtgctaagctagtctagcagtttccctctgcttccagtctttgtgctaagctaggctaacagtttccccctgcttccagtctttgtggtTAGCTAGGCTAGCAAtttccccctgcttccagtctttgtgctaagctaggctaacagtttcatTCTGCCTCCAGTCTTTGTGGTTAGctaggctagcagtttccccctgcttccagtctttgtgctaagctaggctaggaATTTCCCCGCTTTTGGTCTCTATGCTTAGctaggctagcagtttccccctgcttccagtctttgtgctaagctaggctagcagtttccccctgcttccagtctttgtgctaagctaggctagcagtttccccctgcctccagtctttgtgctaagctaggctaacagtttccccctgcctccagtctttgtgctaagctaggctaacagtttccttCTGCCTCCAGTCTTTGTGGttagctaggctaacagtttccccctgcctccagtctttgtgctaagctaggctaacagtttccttCTGCCTCCAGTCTTTGTGGTTAGctaggctagcagtttccccctgcttccagtctttgtgctaagctaggctaggaATTTCCCCGCTTTTGGTCTCTGTGCTTAGctaggctagcagtttcc
This window contains:
- the stambpl1 gene encoding AMSH-like protease — protein: MRTAGGLRTNNAPKKLAAEPDYTDVSLTAAERVRALMKMGCSVEINEDVAPRRYFRSGVEMERMAAVYLEEGSLENAYVLYTKFITLFVEKLPTHRDYQQCSVPEKQLIMKKLQEVAFPRKDELKKRLQEKYSREHSEYLRAQSAAAAVEVDRCGQQLQQLSLLGEERRRCLLLEEERRRCLLLEEERQRVAALRRMQIESEQFRYFEDQLRRQDLANRRGEEAELKMQTKVPEVTDGSCLSQQPIRDSVRSQEADPNRNRPPAPVSQPAATLAGVHTQRVEGLRRVVIPRDLTYRFLLLADSNTARGIETCGVLCGRLTHNEFMLTHVVIPKQSAGPDFCDMENVEELFSFQDQQNLLTLGWIHTHPTQTAFLSSVDLHTHCSYQLMLPEAIAIVCAPKHNDTGVFRLSSPGMTEVSGCRLKGFHPHCKEPPLFAVCKHVVVRESKVILLDLR